In Pseudofrankia saprophytica, one genomic interval encodes:
- a CDS encoding phosphotransferase family protein, which translates to MGEFDGLTRPDQVGPLLAETVGDDRWRTIEPRLIAGGKSNLTFELVSPAGSVVLRRPPSGHILRGAHDMGREARVQAALAGTDVPVARVLLVRDESGPLGVPFYVMEKVEGHAIRDVLPPGYAEDDTSRAAIANALVDTLAALHAVDPIAVGLGDYGRHSGFMARQVRTWTRQWEAAKTRDVPVMDELGRRLAAHPFAEPTRPSIVHGDYRLDNVLMHPADPSTISAVLDWELSTLGDPLADLGMLLFYWTEPGEQSPLLIPAVVAKPGFPGRAALVERYASRSGADLADLGAYLAFAHFKFAAIAQGVAARVAAGVMAGQDFGDLSDAPERIARDGLDRWKG; encoded by the coding sequence GTTACTGGCCGAGACGGTGGGCGACGACAGGTGGCGCACGATCGAGCCCCGGCTGATCGCGGGCGGGAAGTCGAACCTGACGTTCGAACTGGTGAGCCCGGCGGGGTCGGTCGTGCTACGGCGGCCCCCGTCGGGGCACATCCTGCGGGGCGCGCACGACATGGGCCGGGAGGCGCGGGTGCAGGCCGCACTCGCCGGCACGGACGTCCCGGTCGCGCGCGTCCTGCTCGTCCGCGACGAGTCCGGCCCGCTGGGCGTGCCGTTCTACGTGATGGAGAAGGTCGAGGGGCACGCGATCCGCGACGTGCTCCCGCCCGGTTACGCCGAGGACGACACCAGCAGGGCGGCGATCGCGAACGCGCTGGTCGACACGCTCGCGGCACTGCACGCGGTCGACCCGATCGCGGTCGGGCTGGGCGACTACGGGCGGCACTCCGGGTTCATGGCCAGGCAGGTGCGGACCTGGACGCGCCAGTGGGAGGCCGCGAAGACCCGCGACGTGCCGGTGATGGACGAGCTCGGACGCCGGCTGGCGGCGCACCCGTTCGCCGAGCCCACCCGCCCGTCCATCGTGCACGGCGACTACCGCCTCGACAACGTGCTCATGCACCCCGCGGACCCGAGCACGATCAGCGCGGTGCTGGACTGGGAGCTCTCCACGCTCGGCGACCCGCTGGCCGACCTGGGGATGCTCCTCTTCTACTGGACTGAGCCCGGGGAACAGTCACCGCTGCTGATCCCGGCGGTCGTCGCAAAACCTGGCTTCCCGGGCCGGGCCGCCCTCGTCGAGCGCTACGCGTCCCGCAGCGGCGCGGACCTGGCGGACCTCGGCGCCTACCTCGCCTTCGCTCACTTCAAGTTCGCCGCGATCGCGCAGGGTGTCGCCGCCCGGGTGGCCGCCGGCGTGATGGCCGGCCAGGACTTCGGCGACCTGTCCGACGCGCCCGAACGGATCGCCCGGGACGGCCTCGACCGCTGGAAAGGATGA
- a CDS encoding acyl-CoA dehydrogenase family protein, translated as MDFELSAQAHDACERMWDFMRAEVFPAEPVWHAWLREHGEHAYPPVMEDLKASARKRGLWNLFLPAWSGLSNVDYASVAEISGWSPVIAPEAINCQAPDTGNMETLELFGTPEQKDRWLEPLKEGRIRSAFAMTEPAVASSDATNIRTSILRNGDEYVINGRKWFITGVADERCEILIVMGQTDPDADPHRRQSMILVPLATPGVTVVRHLPVFGFQDQHGHSEIVFEDVRVPASNLLSGEGRGFAISQARLGPGRIHHAMRAIGMAERALALMVERAKSRTAFGGPLSDQGVVRDLIAQSRIEIDQVRLYVLKTAWLIDRHGARGAATEISGIKVAAPAVATAVIDRAIEVHGAAGVSDDTPLAHFYASARALRIVDGPDAVHRRTIARRELRADRPYLG; from the coding sequence ATGGACTTCGAGCTGTCGGCCCAGGCGCACGACGCCTGCGAGCGGATGTGGGACTTCATGCGGGCGGAGGTGTTCCCGGCCGAGCCGGTGTGGCACGCCTGGCTGCGTGAGCATGGTGAGCACGCATACCCGCCGGTGATGGAGGACCTGAAGGCGTCGGCGCGCAAACGCGGCCTGTGGAACCTCTTCCTGCCAGCGTGGTCGGGCCTGTCGAACGTGGACTACGCGTCGGTGGCGGAGATCTCCGGCTGGTCGCCGGTAATCGCCCCGGAGGCGATCAACTGCCAGGCACCCGATACCGGCAACATGGAGACCCTGGAGCTTTTCGGCACGCCCGAGCAGAAGGACCGGTGGCTGGAGCCGCTGAAGGAGGGGCGGATCCGGTCGGCATTCGCGATGACCGAGCCCGCCGTCGCGTCGTCGGACGCGACGAATATCCGGACGTCGATCCTCCGCAACGGCGACGAGTACGTCATCAACGGACGCAAGTGGTTCATTACCGGGGTCGCGGACGAACGATGCGAAATCCTCATCGTGATGGGCCAGACCGATCCGGACGCCGACCCGCACCGACGGCAGTCGATGATCCTGGTGCCGCTGGCCACCCCGGGGGTCACCGTCGTGCGCCACCTGCCTGTGTTCGGCTTCCAGGACCAGCATGGCCATTCCGAGATCGTGTTCGAGGATGTCCGGGTGCCGGCCTCGAACCTGCTCTCGGGCGAGGGCCGGGGGTTCGCGATCTCGCAGGCGCGTCTCGGCCCCGGGCGCATCCACCACGCGATGCGGGCGATCGGGATGGCCGAACGGGCGCTCGCGCTGATGGTCGAGCGGGCCAAGAGCAGGACGGCGTTCGGCGGGCCGCTCTCCGACCAGGGCGTGGTCCGGGACCTGATCGCCCAGTCGCGGATCGAGATCGACCAGGTGCGGCTGTACGTGCTCAAGACGGCCTGGCTGATCGACCGGCACGGCGCCCGGGGTGCCGCCACGGAGATCTCCGGGATCAAGGTCGCCGCGCCGGCGGTGGCGACCGCGGTCATCGACCGGGCGATCGAGGTCCATGGCGCCGCCGGCGTCAGCGACGACACCCCGCTGGCCCATTTCTACGCCTCGGCGCGCGCCCTGCGCATCGTCGACGGCCCGGACGCGGTCCACCGCCGCACCATCGCCCGCCGCGAGCTGCGCGCCGACCGCCCCTACCTCGGCTGA
- a CDS encoding ankyrin repeat domain-containing protein, whose amino-acid sequence MLDDLTPTHRAVEMEDLPALRDLLDAGADIHEERDGLTLLHRAIDMELDAHSLTGEPLHVDMTAYLLARGADPRRRAEGGSGVSARHMAVASGHWLATCLIDEWIRTHPGSAD is encoded by the coding sequence ATGCTCGACGACTTGACTCCCACGCACCGCGCGGTGGAGATGGAGGACCTGCCCGCCCTTCGAGACCTCCTGGACGCCGGCGCCGACATTCACGAGGAACGCGACGGGCTTACGCTCCTGCACCGCGCGATAGACATGGAGTTGGACGCGCACTCGTTGACCGGTGAACCACTTCATGTCGACATGACGGCGTACCTTCTTGCCCGCGGGGCTGACCCACGCCGGCGGGCCGAGGGCGGAAGCGGCGTGTCCGCGCGGCATATGGCCGTGGCCAGCGGCCACTGGCTGGCGACCTGCCTCATCGACGAGTGGATCCGCACCCACCCCGGCTCCGCCGACTGA
- a CDS encoding flavoprotein encodes MARVELGVLYVLVCGGQPAHAVEPFVERSLAAGWDVCVIATPSGTRFLDVARLTELTGHPVRSEYKRPEEPDVLPPPDAFVVAPATFNTVNKLAAGISDTLVLGLVNEGLGAGRPILLAPFPNRDLARHPAFAASLAALRSWGVRVLFDEDDFAPVRPGETATRDEAAGRDEAVASGPRFPWEALTAELAHLAAEVRARPTD; translated from the coding sequence ATGGCCAGAGTTGAGCTCGGGGTGCTTTACGTCCTCGTCTGCGGTGGGCAGCCGGCGCACGCGGTCGAGCCGTTCGTCGAGCGGTCACTCGCCGCCGGCTGGGACGTGTGCGTGATCGCGACGCCGTCCGGGACGAGGTTCCTGGACGTGGCGCGCCTGACCGAGCTGACGGGGCACCCGGTGCGCTCCGAATACAAGCGCCCCGAGGAGCCGGACGTGCTTCCGCCCCCGGACGCGTTCGTCGTGGCGCCGGCGACCTTCAACACGGTGAACAAGCTCGCCGCCGGCATCTCCGACACCCTCGTCCTCGGACTGGTCAACGAGGGCCTCGGCGCCGGCAGACCGATCCTGCTGGCGCCGTTTCCCAACCGGGACCTCGCGCGGCACCCCGCCTTCGCCGCGAGCCTCGCCGCGCTGCGTTCCTGGGGCGTGCGCGTCCTGTTCGACGAGGACGACTTCGCCCCGGTCCGGCCGGGCGAAACCGCCACGAGAGACGAAGCGGCCGGAAGAGACGAAGCGGTGGCCAGCGGCCCGCGGTTTCCCTGGGAGGCGCTGACCGCGGAGCTGGCCCACCTCGCCGCCGAGGTCCGCGCCCGGCCCACCGACTGA
- a CDS encoding MerR family transcriptional regulator → MVDGRTAPRLPELSALTELPELPELPELPELRAAVGGGGVRSDADRPDAGTSSCALVDARIGPGLSITEAARVSGVTAHTLRYYERAGLMRDRVARASSSHRRYSVDDLRWIGTLTALRRTGMPIRQIAEYAALVRAGDGNEARRLELLAGHRRRVAERLAEVSRHLEAIDTKIEMYASKSELKTERTLT, encoded by the coding sequence ATGGTCGATGGTCGCACCGCACCGAGGCTGCCCGAGCTATCCGCGCTGACCGAGCTGCCCGAGCTGCCCGAGCTGCCCGAGCTGCCCGAGCTCCGCGCCGCCGTCGGCGGCGGCGGCGTCCGGAGCGACGCGGACCGCCCGGACGCCGGCACCTCGTCCTGCGCCCTGGTCGACGCGCGGATCGGTCCCGGGCTGAGCATCACCGAGGCGGCCCGGGTCAGCGGCGTGACCGCGCACACGCTGCGCTACTACGAACGGGCCGGGCTGATGCGCGACCGGGTGGCCCGGGCGTCATCGAGCCACCGGCGCTATTCGGTCGACGACCTGCGCTGGATCGGCACGCTGACGGCGCTGCGGCGCACCGGGATGCCGATCCGCCAGATCGCCGAGTACGCGGCCCTGGTCCGGGCAGGGGACGGCAACGAGGCCCGGCGCCTGGAACTGCTCGCCGGGCACCGCCGCCGGGTCGCCGAGCGGCTGGCCGAGGTCAGCCGCCACCTCGAGGCCATCGACACCAAGATCGAGATGTATGCGAGCAAGAGCGAGCTCAAAACGGAGAGGACGCTCACCTGA